A window of Halalkalibacillus sediminis contains these coding sequences:
- a CDS encoding sulfite exporter TauE/SafE family protein: MVFLIMFLIGVFSAIVGSVAGLGGGVIFVPVLLFLAQFHTDFSWVNPQNIVAMSLLVMIFTGLSATLTFLKRKRVDVHSGSLFLIGSIPGALTGVWVNRFIDIDTFQLYFGLLMLFVSSMFFIKKKLLKNVESKQASRVDKKYYVTRTFELSGVSTTYSYSLILGIFISFFVGMMSGLFGVGGGSLMVPAMILLFGFPAHIAAPTSMFMIFFSSIMSSGAHVIAGHVLWSYTLASIPGAWLGGYLGAKLNQRLNSHVIEWILRIIMIVIGVRLILESL; encoded by the coding sequence ATGGTATTTCTTATCATGTTTTTAATTGGTGTCTTCAGCGCCATTGTAGGAAGTGTCGCCGGGCTTGGAGGCGGCGTTATTTTTGTTCCAGTCTTATTGTTTTTAGCCCAATTTCATACAGATTTCTCTTGGGTGAATCCACAAAATATCGTAGCTATGTCCTTATTAGTCATGATTTTTACTGGACTATCGGCTACTTTAACCTTTTTAAAAAGGAAACGTGTCGATGTACATAGTGGTTCATTATTTTTAATAGGTAGTATTCCTGGTGCACTTACAGGCGTCTGGGTAAACCGTTTCATTGATATAGATACATTCCAATTGTATTTCGGTTTATTAATGCTATTTGTTTCAAGTATGTTTTTCATCAAAAAGAAATTACTAAAAAATGTGGAGTCTAAACAGGCATCTCGAGTAGATAAAAAATATTATGTTACTCGCACATTTGAACTGTCAGGTGTTTCAACCACTTATTCATATTCACTTATTCTCGGAATTTTTATCTCTTTTTTTGTGGGGATGATGTCCGGGCTGTTCGGAGTCGGTGGTGGATCATTAATGGTTCCAGCGATGATTCTTTTATTTGGATTCCCAGCGCATATTGCCGCGCCAACATCCATGTTCATGATTTTCTTTTCAAGTATCATGTCTTCAGGTGCCCATGTAATTGCAGGACATGTGCTGTGGTCTTACACGCTAGCTAGTATCCCAGGGGCATGGCTCGGTGGTTATTTAGGTGCAAAATTGAATCAAAGATTAAACAGTCATGTAATTGAATGGATCTTGCGTATCATAATGATAGTAATAGGGGTACGATTAATATTAGAGTCCTTATAG
- a CDS encoding bifunctional metallophosphatase/5'-nucleotidase, with translation MSETIHVLFTSDLHSHFDNWSKCIHDMNTQLNKIQQKNEYVLMLDNGDHVDRSHPISEATLGQGSVQLLNHAGFHAATLGNNEGITLPADSLYHLYDDANFDIVCANLSTIDRESPPWLKPFETYKTPNGTNIGVIGLTAPFQLFYEKLGWETSNPYEELDYWVPKMRETCDIVILLSHLGVNDDEAIAQKYDIDAIIGGHTHHLFEHGQEIEGTLLTAVGKHGFYYGSMRLEYNKNQGLIHRKEGYAHSISKQDDVETNRLLQTLQIESDHQLSEVVVDLPEAYPVDWFTETKLMKSFVQTLEDWTEADCAMLNSGVLLEGFKEGPVTKKHIHQSCPHPMNPCTMMMSGNEIIEAIRMLETERFIQFELKGLGFRGKKLGKMVYSNIELVYHDQTNFVEKIFINGKEVESDEKYKVATADTFSFSWLLPPISSVKEKHYYMPEFLRDVLAKCLGNIKGV, from the coding sequence ATGAGCGAAACGATTCACGTGCTATTCACGAGTGATTTACATAGTCATTTCGATAACTGGTCAAAATGTATTCATGATATGAATACACAATTAAATAAGATTCAACAGAAAAACGAGTATGTTTTGATGTTGGATAACGGGGATCATGTGGATCGCTCCCATCCAATCAGTGAGGCGACTCTTGGACAAGGTAGTGTCCAATTGTTGAATCATGCAGGCTTTCATGCCGCGACGTTAGGCAATAATGAAGGTATTACGCTTCCGGCAGATAGTTTATATCATTTATATGATGATGCGAATTTTGATATTGTTTGTGCTAACTTGAGTACAATAGACCGTGAGAGTCCTCCTTGGTTGAAGCCATTTGAGACTTATAAGACACCTAATGGCACTAATATAGGTGTTATAGGTTTGACGGCCCCATTTCAATTGTTTTATGAAAAGTTGGGCTGGGAAACTTCAAACCCATACGAAGAACTAGACTACTGGGTACCCAAAATGAGAGAGACTTGCGATATAGTGATATTGTTATCGCATTTAGGTGTGAATGATGATGAAGCGATTGCTCAAAAATATGATATCGATGCGATCATCGGTGGGCATACGCATCATTTATTTGAACATGGTCAAGAAATTGAAGGGACTTTATTGACCGCAGTCGGCAAACACGGTTTTTATTATGGGTCGATGCGCTTGGAATATAACAAAAATCAGGGTCTGATTCATAGAAAAGAAGGGTATGCTCATTCTATATCTAAGCAGGATGATGTTGAAACGAACAGACTTCTGCAAACTTTACAAATCGAGTCAGATCACCAATTAAGTGAGGTTGTCGTAGATCTACCTGAGGCATACCCAGTCGACTGGTTTACAGAAACAAAACTGATGAAATCTTTTGTTCAAACGTTAGAAGATTGGACAGAGGCAGACTGTGCTATGCTCAACTCTGGTGTGCTACTTGAAGGTTTCAAAGAGGGCCCTGTCACAAAGAAGCACATCCATCAAAGTTGTCCTCACCCTATGAACCCCTGCACAATGATGATGAGTGGTAATGAAATCATAGAAGCTATTCGTATGCTTGAAACGGAACGGTTCATTCAGTTTGAGTTAAAAGGCTTAGGGTTCCGCGGTAAGAAACTCGGAAAAATGGTTTATTCTAATATTGAACTGGTCTATCACGATCAAACGAATTTTGTTGAAAAGATCTTTATAAATGGAAAAGAAGTTGAGTCTGACGAAAAATATAAGGTAGCAACAGCTGATACTTTTTCATTTTCATGGTTGTTACCACCGATTTCCTCTGTAAAAGAAAAGCATTATTATATGCCAGAATTTTTAAGAGATGTATTAGCGAAGTGCCTAGGGAATATCAAAGGTGTATAA